ATCAAGAATATAAAGGAGAGGCGAACCGATTATGGTGCAATAAACTATGTCACAGGTCGCCTAATTGTCAAACCTTATTCGAGTGGAAATAGTCAGAATACTATTCAGTTTATCAAAGCGATAAGGACAACTTATCTGAATCAGAAAATTATGGTGATTTGGGATGGTGCAGCATATCATAACAGTGATGATTTCCGTAAATATTTACATCAAGTCAATGGAGATAAGTCAGAACAAGAATGGCGGATTTACTGCATCAAATTAGCCCCATACGCACCGGAACAAAATCCGATTGAAGCAGTGTGGCTGCAAGTTAAAAACTTCTTAAGGAAAGTGTGACACTTATTGAAGACGTTTAAAATTACAAAATATCTATTTGAACTGTTTTTAAGTCATTTTGTTCTCCATTCTTCTCATTTGAGTATGTATGGTATTTTCTCATGAATAATTACTGTTTGCTATATCTATAAATTGATTGAGTTTGTCCATGAGATTATCCATACTATATTCTCATGTTTAAAAACGGATTGCTATGATTAAAGATCAATCGGCCAAAAAGATCTTGATTCCTGTCGAAATAGCTAAGCTTCATCCGTTATAGAGATAGAGCGCATAGAAGACCTCTGTGCGATCAGTTCACCCAAGACGGATTTAATTATGAAGTACGCCATTTTGGTTTACGAGACAGAGCAAGATTTTGCTAACCGGGAAATCCTCATGCCTGCTTACAATGCCTACTCACAGGCTCTTGTAGCGGCAGGGGTCATGGCAGGAGGTGCGGCACTCCATCCTAGTCACACAGGCACAACCGTTCGTCTCCAAAACGGACAACGGGATGTGCAAGATGGCCCTTATGCCGATACCAAAGAGCAACTGGGTGGCTTCTTTATTATCGATGTCGCTGATCTAGATGCAGCATTGGATTGGGCCGCACGCTGTCCCGCCGCAAGCAACTGTGCTGTGGAAGTCCGACCTCTATTACCCATGAATTAGTGCTAGGAAAACCTCGAATGAAACTATATTACTTTCCCCCCTCTCCCAACACGCGCAAAGCTCATGCTGTCGCTATTTATCTAGAACTTCCTCTGGAACTACAGTTGGTGAATTTGCAGAAAAACGAACAGTGCGCGTCGGAATTTCTCAAATTAAACCCTACAGGGCGGACTCCGGTTTTACAAGATGGAGACTTTATCCTCTGGGAATCCACTGCGATTATGCAATATCTGGCGAGTCTACTCCCGAACACGCTCTGGCCTGAGGATTGGAGGAGCCGTGCAGATATTATGCGTTGGCAAAGCTGGCAACTTGCTCACTGGTATCCCATCTGTCAGCCGTTGCAATATGAGAATTTTGTCAAACCCCTGCTGCAACTGGGCGATCCTGATCCCCATGTGATTGAAAAGGCAACAGAGCAATTCCACAAAGCGGCGATCCCACTAAATGCTCATCTGGCAGAACGCAAATTCTTAGTGAACGACAGCCTGACCTTGGCTGACTTTTCGGTGGCCAGTGATTTGACCTATGCCATACCAGGGCGCTTTCCTTTAGAGAATTATCCTCACATTCGCAGTTGGTATGCTCGCATTGAGCAGTTACCCGCCTGGGAAAAAACCGTACCAGGAGGCCAGTAAAACGGATGGATGCACATCAAGCAGCAGAATTAGCCGCACGCAATTCCTATGGTCGTCTTATTGCTTATTTGGCGGCGCGATCGCAGGACATTGGGGCGGCAGAAGATGCCCTTGGCGACGCTTTTCTGGCTGCCTTAAAAACCTGGTCAGAGAGCAACATCCCTGAAAATCCTGAAGCATGGCTGCTCGTAACAGCGCGGAATCGATTGATTGATACCGCGCGGCGCAGCCAAGTTCAAAATCTCGCCCTCCATGTTCTGGCAGAATCAGTGCTGGAAGACCAATCTGGCCGTGCTCTAGAAGATGTTGCCTTCCCTGATAATCGTCTGAAATTACTCTTTGTCTGTGCCCATCCTGCCATTGATACATCGCTCCATACGCCTTTGATGCTGCAAACGGTTCTTGGTCTAAATGCGGCTCAGATTGCCTCAGCCTTTTTAGTCGCACCCGCCACAATGGGGCAACGACTCGTGCGGGCAAAGGCAAAAATTCGAGATGCAGGCATTGGCTTTGAATTACCCACGGTAGAGGAATTACCGTTGCGGTTGTCCGCGGTGCTGGAAGCCATCTATGTCGCCTACACGACGGGGTGGGAGACGGTGGCTGGCAGCGATCCAGGATACAGGGGACTCACAACAGAAGCAATCTGGTTAGCGCGCCTATGTGTTCAACTAATGCCGGCAGAACCAGAAGCACGAGGACTGTTGGCACTAATGCTCTACTGTGAAGCCCGCAGTGAAGCTCGTTGCGATGATTTGGGTGGCTATGTGCCTTTGCTACAGCAGGATATGACTCTCTGGTCACAACCGATGATCGATGAAGCCGAGTGGGAATTGGCTCATGCGGCCACGTTTAAGCAATTAGGACGCTTTCAGCTTGAAGCAGCCATCCAATCCCTACACGCCCAGCGTATGGTAACTCAGCAAATTGATTGGCATGCACTGGCATTGCTATATGAGGGTTTGATTCAGCTTTCACCGACTCTAGGGGCATTGGTGAGCTATGCTGCGGCGATTGTCGAAACGCAAGGATTAGACCGTGGCTTACAACTACTCGAAACACTCCCTCCCGAAGGCGTGAAAAATTACCAACCCTATTGGGCTCTGAAAGCTCACTTACTCAAGTGGTTAGGGCATCAATCTGCCGCTCAACAAGCCTATTCGAGGGCGATCGGTTTGACAGAAAACTCGGCTATACGCGAGTTCCTTCTGGCTCAATCTTTTAGATTGGATGCTTGAGATGTAACAAATTTGCGACAGAATAACAACACAGTGGAGCGGATGGTATAAGGTCTAAGGAAGTTTTGATGCCAGAAATCCAGCCACATAGACTACTAAAAAAGCTTGTGTGGAGACACCTCTGGATACATAGTGCGTCAGCATTAATAAATTACTCCCAGAGCTAATCTTGCTTCGCAAATTATAGTCTAATTGCTGAATTTAGTTGGGTTGTGAGCAGGAGTTTTACAACAGAATATAACGCTTCTGGGTCTGATTCATCTAATACAGAAACCGGTCAAGCCTCTGATTGGAATCGATTTAGATATGGCAATTGAGAAGATCACATCCACAGAGCAAGCGAATTGGAAAAAATTGATCGAATCAGAGTGCTAAATCTAGCCCCCAGAATCAGTACCACAAAATTTAAAGCAGTCTTTTATTTGATGCTACCTTCTGTCTAATATCTTGCAGGAATAAAACTCCTACATCCAAAATAAGGAACTTAAAAGCAGTATTCAGTCCAAGTTGAAACAAATTTTAACCAAGGGATGGGATAATACACCCGTCTTGGCATAACCATTCTGCCTTTGTGACCCAATCCTAATTTTTTGAGGTGTAATTCATGGCTTTTGCGCCCCACGTTTGTCCTCAGCCCCAGGCCTTGATTTTTGATATGGATGGGGTTCTTTGTGACACGATGGCCTACCATCTACAGGCTTGGCATACCTATATTCAGCGGACTCCGGCCTTGGCGGCGGTGGATCGGGCCAAACTGCAAACGATGGGGGGCAAACGTAACTGTGAGCTATTACCGGAATTATTGGGGCGGCCGGTCAGTCAAGCTGAGGTTGATGAATTGGGGCGGAAGAAGGATGCCATCTTTCGGGAGTTGATTGCCCCAGAGTTAACGGGATTAGCTGGAGTTTTAGAGTTTCTTAAGGGTGCTAAAGCCGCTGGATTGAAGCTGGGCCTGGGGACTTCGGCCAGTCAAGAGAATGTGGATTTAATCATGGCCTGGGAAAACCTGGGGGATTTCTTTCCAGTGCGGGTGACGGAAGTGGATGTGCAGCAGGGAAAGCCGGATCCGCAGTGTTATTTATTGGTGGCCGAACGGTTGGGGGTGGAGCCAAAGGATTGCCTAGTTTTTGAAGATGCCGTGGCCGGGGTGGAAGCAGCTTGGCGGGCCGGGATGGCTTGTTGGGGCGTTTTAACCCTCCACTCAGAGCCAGAATTGATCGAGAAGGGAGCTTCAGCCTGTATTCAAGATTTTACAGATGCTCGCTTGGGGGAATTATTACCCTTAGCCCAGGCCTGTGTGTAGGAGTAATTTGGCTAATGTTCGACTTTGCCACAGCAGTTTTAAGTCCCCAAGAAAAGCGCACCCGCTGGGGATTTTTGGGCCTGGCGACATTTCCCTTAATCGGGGCTGTAGTTCTCAACTTTGGATTACAACCTGGATTTACCATTTGCCCGATGTTAAATTGGACCGGAATCCCTTGCCCCAGTTGTGGTTTAAGTCGCTCGTTTATGGCCCTAGTCCGGGGAGATATGCATCAGGCTTTGAGTTTTCATGCCTTTGGCCCGCTATTTTTCCTCACCTTTGTGGGTATTGCCATTTGCATGGGCCTGGAGTTGAGCCAAAATCGCCGCTTAACTAAAACTCCATTTCATCCTTTAACCTATTTTGCAACCTGGAAATATATATTTCTAGTTTATTTACTTTATTACGGATTACGGATTGCGAGCTTAACTCATATTGGCAACTTTTACGCCCATCCCTGGCAGTTAATTACCCAATACTTTTAAGGGACTTGCGGGCAACTTCTGGGCTAAGTTTTCATAGGCTGCCAGGCCCCGTAAAGCCAGTAATGCAGTCCCATAGGCGGCTTCGGTTTGGGGCGAGGCTTGAACGGGTACACCTAACACTCGGGTGCGAATCTTAGTCCAGGCCCCGTTTTTGGCCCCACCCCCAGCGGTATAGACCCTTTTCAGCGGACTGGCCCCCAAACTAACTAATAACCGGTATCCCTGGGCTTCAATCCGGGCCAAACTCTCCAGCAGGCCATGTAAAAACTCTTGGGGATGCTCAGGTTTTGGATCGAGGCGGGGTTGTAAATCTGGGTCATGGATTGGGAAACGCTCACCCGCCTGAGGGAGGGGGTAATAATCCAATTCACTGGGAATATCTGGGTTAATGGCTGCACTGAGAGACTCTAATTCCTGATCCGTAAAAAACTCCTTCAGGATGGCTCCCCCACAATTAGAGGCCCCCCCCACAAGCCAGTAATCTCCGCAGCGATGACTATAAATGCCGTAAGCACTGGCCTGGATCGGGATTGGGCTAATGAGTTTTAGGACTAAGGTGGAGCCAAGAGAGGTGACAGCCGTACCCAATGCCGTGGCCCCAGATGCTAAAAATGCCCCCATACTATCCGTTGTTCCGGCACAAATTGCACAGGTAGGGTTAATCTGCCATCGGGTTGCGGCCTGGGAGCTAATGGGAGCAATGACTGTTCCAGGGGCAACAACTTTCGGCAAGAAGGGATGAAGTGGAGCTAAAACTGGATGTTGAAACCAATCGGGATAGACTTCACGGGCCGGGTCATAGCCCAGTTTTAAGGCATTGTGATAATCACTGATTCCGAGTTGGCCATGGAGTAAAAATCCTAACCAATCGGCCTGGTGGAGGAAATATCGTGCGGCGGGAAACTCCGGCTGGCCTTGGAGCCAAAGTAACTTGGCCAAACTGGAGGTGGCGGCAAGAACAACATGATCGGCAGGGGCAATAATTTTCAGGGTATTGAGAACATCCCCGGCCTGGTTGTTGTTATATAAAAGTGCGTCCCTGAGAGGATGTCCCTGTCCATCACAAATTAAGACCGTACTGGAAGTCCCATCAATGGCGATTCGTTCCAGGTTCCCTTTCAGGTCGTGAGGAATTTGCTGCAATAGCTGATCCAGTTGAGTTTGCCACAGTGAACAGGATGCGGAACTGATGTTGAGGGGATGACTGACCTGGGCCTGGTGGAGAATTCCTTGGCCTGGATCAATGACAATGGCCCTTGCCCCCGATGTGCCAAAGTCTAGGCCTAAGTAATAACTCATGATGTTTCCTGACCCAGATAGGCTGTCCCTGCCTTGGCGCGGTAATCCTGACCTATCCTTAATCCTGCGGGTCTAGTTGATAGAATTAGCTTATGAATTTTTGTGGCCAATTGGTTTTCCTCGGTGGGTCACGTCTTTAATTCTGCTGCTTAAACTCCCATAACGGAACATAACTATGACTGATGGTGGCCTCCAGCCGACAGATAAGGATCATGCCGATTTGAACCTACAAACCACGCCCCCGGAAAAATCTGAGGCCTGGTGGGTTGAAGTTCTTAAAACCTTGGGACTCGCTTTAATCCTAGCCTTTGGGATTCGGACATTTGTGGCAGAAGCTCGCTATATCCCCTCTGGATCAATGGAGCCGACCTTGGAAATTAACGACCGCTTGATTGTGGAAAAAGTTGGCTACTACTTTCATCCCCCCCATCGCGGCGATATTGTCGTCTTTAATCCAACGGATACACTCCAGGCCGTGGGCTTTCGGGATGCTTTTATTAAACGAATTATCGGGATGCCAGGGGATACCGTTGCGATCCAGGCCGGGCGTGTCTTAATTAACGGGCAACCCTTTCCTGAGCCTTATCTACCCAACTCTGTCTTTACCACCATTGATACCTGCGCCGGGATGACCCCGTTTCTTGGACAACCCCAAACCATTCCGCCCAATTCCTATCTTGTCTTAGGAGATAACCGAGGTAATAGTTTGGATGGTCGCTGTTGGGGGGTTGTGCCGCGAGATCACATCATTGGGCGGGCCGCGTTTCGATTTTGGCCCCCCAGCCGTTGGTCTGTAATCCCCGATGGCAATCAAGTGGAGGCCCACCAAAATCCTTAAAACCCCTTAACATAAGTTAATAAAGCATGGGAATAGGGTCATGACAACGGCAGTTAAGGTGGCTGGGGAACCAGATCAGTACGATATTCAGCTTGAGTCTCACTACTGGGCCTGGGGAGCCTATAGGATTCACTATGTCCAAAAGGGAGAAACGGGGCCTCATCTCTTACTGGTTCATGGCTTTGGCGCATCCACTGATCACTGGCGAAAAAATATTGCTGAATTGTCCCAGCACTATCAGGTTTGGGCGATTGATTTGTTGGGGTTTGGCCGTTCCGAGAAACCAACTCTCACCTATACGGGCGAACTGTGGCGGGATCAGTTGCGGGATTTTTGCCAAGAGGTGATTCAAGCTCCAGTGGTGATTGCCGGAAATTCCCTGGGAGGCTATGGGGCCCTGTGTTTTGCCGTGGATTGTCCTGAATGGGTGCAGGGGTTAATTCTCCTCAACTGTGCTGGCCCCTTTAGTGATGAACAACAACCTGAAAAATTTAACCTGCAACGGGCGATTCTAAAACTACCCTTTGTGGTTGAAATTGCCAGCTTTTTTCTATTCATGCAAATGCGACAACGCGCCAAAATTCGTCAGGTGTTGCTCAAGGTTTACAAAGACCCCACGGCGGTGACTGATCGCTTGGTGGAAGAAATTTATCGTCCGGCTTTTGATCCAGGGGCCTTGGGGGTATTTGGGGCTGTGTTTAAGTCTCCCCCCGGCCGAGCCTTGGATCTGCTTCTGGGCCAATTGCAAACGCCGCTGCTTTTACTCTGGGGGGAAGCTGATCCCTGGATGTCTGTCAAAAAAGCAGAAAAACTGCAAACCTACTATCCCAACGCC
Above is a genomic segment from Pseudocalidococcus azoricus BACA0444 containing:
- a CDS encoding glutathione S-transferase family protein, coding for MKLYYFPPSPNTRKAHAVAIYLELPLELQLVNLQKNEQCASEFLKLNPTGRTPVLQDGDFILWESTAIMQYLASLLPNTLWPEDWRSRADIMRWQSWQLAHWYPICQPLQYENFVKPLLQLGDPDPHVIEKATEQFHKAAIPLNAHLAERKFLVNDSLTLADFSVASDLTYAIPGRFPLENYPHIRSWYARIEQLPAWEKTVPGGQ
- a CDS encoding YciI family protein, which gives rise to MKYAILVYETEQDFANREILMPAYNAYSQALVAAGVMAGGAALHPSHTGTTVRLQNGQRDVQDGPYADTKEQLGGFFIIDVADLDAALDWAARCPAASNCAVEVRPLLPMN
- the lepB gene encoding signal peptidase I encodes the protein MTDGGLQPTDKDHADLNLQTTPPEKSEAWWVEVLKTLGLALILAFGIRTFVAEARYIPSGSMEPTLEINDRLIVEKVGYYFHPPHRGDIVVFNPTDTLQAVGFRDAFIKRIIGMPGDTVAIQAGRVLINGQPFPEPYLPNSVFTTIDTCAGMTPFLGQPQTIPPNSYLVLGDNRGNSLDGRCWGVVPRDHIIGRAAFRFWPPSRWSVIPDGNQVEAHQNP
- a CDS encoding alpha/beta fold hydrolase, with product MTTAVKVAGEPDQYDIQLESHYWAWGAYRIHYVQKGETGPHLLLVHGFGASTDHWRKNIAELSQHYQVWAIDLLGFGRSEKPTLTYTGELWRDQLRDFCQEVIQAPVVIAGNSLGGYGALCFAVDCPEWVQGLILLNCAGPFSDEQQPEKFNLQRAILKLPFVVEIASFFLFMQMRQRAKIRQVLLKVYKDPTAVTDRLVEEIYRPAFDPGALGVFGAVFKSPPGRALDLLLGQLQTPLLLLWGEADPWMSVKKAEKLQTYYPNAQLELVDAGHCPHDERPEDVNRIIDAWIRGLTESAT
- a CDS encoding FGGY-family carbohydrate kinase, giving the protein MSYYLGLDFGTSGARAIVIDPGQGILHQAQVSHPLNISSASCSLWQTQLDQLLQQIPHDLKGNLERIAIDGTSSTVLICDGQGHPLRDALLYNNNQAGDVLNTLKIIAPADHVVLAATSSLAKLLWLQGQPEFPAARYFLHQADWLGFLLHGQLGISDYHNALKLGYDPAREVYPDWFQHPVLAPLHPFLPKVVAPGTVIAPISSQAATRWQINPTCAICAGTTDSMGAFLASGATALGTAVTSLGSTLVLKLISPIPIQASAYGIYSHRCGDYWLVGGASNCGGAILKEFFTDQELESLSAAINPDIPSELDYYPLPQAGERFPIHDPDLQPRLDPKPEHPQEFLHGLLESLARIEAQGYRLLVSLGASPLKRVYTAGGGAKNGAWTKIRTRVLGVPVQASPQTEAAYGTALLALRGLAAYENLAQKLPASPLKVLGN
- a CDS encoding RNA polymerase sigma factor, with the protein product MDAHQAAELAARNSYGRLIAYLAARSQDIGAAEDALGDAFLAALKTWSESNIPENPEAWLLVTARNRLIDTARRSQVQNLALHVLAESVLEDQSGRALEDVAFPDNRLKLLFVCAHPAIDTSLHTPLMLQTVLGLNAAQIASAFLVAPATMGQRLVRAKAKIRDAGIGFELPTVEELPLRLSAVLEAIYVAYTTGWETVAGSDPGYRGLTTEAIWLARLCVQLMPAEPEARGLLALMLYCEARSEARCDDLGGYVPLLQQDMTLWSQPMIDEAEWELAHAATFKQLGRFQLEAAIQSLHAQRMVTQQIDWHALALLYEGLIQLSPTLGALVSYAAAIVETQGLDRGLQLLETLPPEGVKNYQPYWALKAHLLKWLGHQSAAQQAYSRAIGLTENSAIREFLLAQSFRLDA
- a CDS encoding transposase, which codes for IKNIKERRTDYGAINYVTGRLIVKPYSSGNSQNTIQFIKAIRTTYLNQKIMVIWDGAAYHNSDDFRKYLHQVNGDKSEQEWRIYCIKLAPYAPEQNPIEAVWLQVKNFLRKV
- a CDS encoding HAD family hydrolase; this encodes MAFAPHVCPQPQALIFDMDGVLCDTMAYHLQAWHTYIQRTPALAAVDRAKLQTMGGKRNCELLPELLGRPVSQAEVDELGRKKDAIFRELIAPELTGLAGVLEFLKGAKAAGLKLGLGTSASQENVDLIMAWENLGDFFPVRVTEVDVQQGKPDPQCYLLVAERLGVEPKDCLVFEDAVAGVEAAWRAGMACWGVLTLHSEPELIEKGASACIQDFTDARLGELLPLAQACV
- a CDS encoding DUF2752 domain-containing protein; the encoded protein is MFDFATAVLSPQEKRTRWGFLGLATFPLIGAVVLNFGLQPGFTICPMLNWTGIPCPSCGLSRSFMALVRGDMHQALSFHAFGPLFFLTFVGIAICMGLELSQNRRLTKTPFHPLTYFATWKYIFLVYLLYYGLRIASLTHIGNFYAHPWQLITQYF